The sequence CCGTGCCCGAGGCCGATCCCGTACCCGCGGGCGTGCCCGGGGCCGGCCCCGCACCGGAGCCGGGCCGCGCGGCCGGCGGCGGCGCGGCGGGTGCCGGACGTGTGTCCATCACCGGCGGGGGCCCGAACCCGCCGGCCGGCGTCCGCCCGGCGGTGTCCGGCGCCGTCGTCTCCGCGGTCTCCGCGCCCGGCGTCCCGGTCTCGGTCAGCCGGACCGGTTCGCCGGTCATCCGGCTGGAGCCGTCCGCCGAGACCTCCAGCGGGACCACGCAGCCCGCGAGGTCGTCCTGGATGGTGGCTCGTATGGGGGCGCCCACGCTGATGGCCAGGCTCTGCAGGCGGTTCAGCACGGCCTGCTGGATCTCCTCGCCCGGCGCCGCGACGACCGGCACCCCGTCCACCGAGGCGCTCTCCGGGCCGTACACCCGGACGGGCACCGCCGCCGGGTACTCCGCGGTCCGCGCCACCCGCTTCTTCTTGAAGCTGAGTCCAGCCATCGGTGTCCCTCCAGTCCCCCGGCGTCGCGATCCGGTCGTACGCGTCTGTCCACCAGTGTGTCGGCCAACCCCCGCCCGCCACGTCACCGCAGGGTCACAGCATCGCACCAGCCGCCTGCCCGCCGTAAACCCTGGCGCCATTTAGATGCGTATGCATAAGATGCACATGCCTTGTTCGTTGGTACGACCTGACGCATCTGGGGGACCCAGTGGACCGCCGTTTTCTCTTCGTCCTGGGCAGCGCCCGCACCGGGGGCAACACCGAGCTGCTGGCCCGCCGGGCCGCCGAGCAGCTCCCCGAAGGAGTCGGACAGCGCTGGATCGACCTCACCGAGCAGCCGCTGCCCGACTTCGAGGACCTGCGGCACGACAGCGACCACGTACGGCCGCCGTCGGACACTCCGGCCGGTCTGCTGCTGGACGCCACGCTCGCGGCCACGGACATCGTGATCGCCTCGCCGGTGTACTGGTACTCGCTCTCCGCCCAGACCAAGCGCTACCTGGACTACTGGTCCGGCTGGCTGCGCACCCCGGGCCTGGACTTCAAGGCGGCGATGGCCGGCCGCACCCTCTGGGGCGTCGCCGCGCTCGCGGACGAGGAGCTGTCCGTGGCCGACCCGTACGCCGGCACCCTGCGCAACTCGGCCGCCTACATGGGGATGCGGTTCGGCGGGGTGCTGCTGGGCAGCGGCAGCAAGCCCGGGGACGTGCTGAGCGACACCGCGGCGCTGGCGCGCGCCAAGACGTTCTTCGCGCAGGACGCGCCCCTCGCGCGCTTCCCGGACGACACCGCCGGCGCCGCCTGAGCACCGGGCGCCGGCCTCTAGGCGGTGATGTCCTTCGCCGTGAACCGTGCCCAGGCCGCCGAGCCGAACACGACCGCGTACAGCGCCTGGAGACCGAGGTCGCGCACCAGGTCGTCCCAGTAGACCGGGTCGCGCATCAGGTCGGCGAACGACAGCCAGTAGTGCGAGAAGAGGTACGGCTGCACCGCGTGCAGCTGGGGTATCTGGTCGACGATCTGCACGGTGATGAGCAGCCCGACCGTGGTCGCCATCGCCGCGATGCCGCTGTTGGTGAGGGTCGACACGAACAGGCCGACGGCCGCGACACCCACCAGGGAGGCCGCGACGACCAGGGCGATCAGCAGCGCGCGGGCCAGCCCCTCGCCCAGGCCGATCCGGGTGCCGGAGATGGTCGTCAGCTCGCCGAGCGGGAACAGCAGCGCGCCGACGGCCAGCGCCGAGACGGCGACCACCAGGGTGGCCAGCAGGCAGAAGGCCAGCACGGTCGCGTACTTGGTCAGCAGCAGCCGGGTGCGGCCGGCCGGGGCCACCAGCAGATAGCGCAGCGTGCCCGCGCCCGCCTCCCCGGCGATCGCGTCGCCGGCGACGACGCCGACCGCCATCGGCAGGAAGAACGGCAGGGTCGCGGCCAGCGCGGTGAACACCAGGAACAGCCCGTTGTTGGTGATCTGCGCGATGAAGGCCGGGCCCTCGCCGCCGCCGCTCACCCGCCCGCCGCCCCGGGTCTCGATCCGCACCGCGACCCCGACCAGCACCGGCACGGCGGCCAGCACACCGAGCAGGGCGAGCGTGCGCCACCGCCGGACGGTGGTGAGCAGTTCGCCGCGCAGCAGTCCGAGGGACCACAGCGGGTTCGGCCGGCGCACGGCGGCGGTCTCGGACGGCTCAGCCCGCGACATCGAAACCCTCCCCGGTCAGCGCCACGAACGCGTCCTCCAGCGAGGCCCGTTCGACGGTCAGGCCCCGGACCCGGACGCCGGCCCCGACCAGGCCCGCGGTCACCTCCGCGAGGTCCCGGCCGGGCGGTTCGCCGGTGACCCGGTCGCCGTCGGCGGCCACGTCCCCGACGCCCAGCTCCTTCAGCACCCGGGCCGCCTCGGCGGGGTCCGGGGTGGTCACCACCAGCCGGCCGCGGGCTCCGGACGCCAGGTCGGCCACCGGGCCCTGGGTGACGAGCCGGCCCTGCGCCATGACCGCGGCGTGGGTGCACACCTGCTCGATCTCGTCCAGCAGGTGGGAGGAGAGGAAGACGGTCGTGCCGTCGGCGGCCAGTTCCCTGATCAGGGTGCGGATCTCGCGCATGCCCTGGGGGTCGAGACCGTTGGTGGGCTCGTCCAGGACGAGCAGTCGGCGCGGCTGGAGCAGCGCGGCGGCCAGGCCCAGGCGCTGCTTCATGCCGAGCGAGTACGCCTTCGCCTTCTTGCCCGCGGCCGCCGTGAGGCCGACCCGGTCCAGCGCGGCGGCCACGCGCGCGTGCCGGGTGCGCGGGTCGGCGGTGGGGTCGGCGGAGTCGTAGCGCAGCAGGTTGTCCCGGCCGGAGAGGAAGCCGTACAGGGCGGGGCCCTCGATGAGCGCGCCGACCTGCGGGAGGACCGTGCGGGCCGCCCGGGGCATGGGGCGGCCCAGCACCCGGGCCGTGCCCGCGGTCGGCTCGATGAGGCCCATCAGCATGCGGATGGTGGTGGTCTTCCCGGAGCCGTTCGGGCCGAGGAAGCCGAAGACGCTGCCCGCCGGGACGGCCAGGTCGAGACCGTCCACGGCGAGCTGTCCGCCGCGGTAGCGCTTGGTGAGCCCGCGCGTGTCGATGACGCTCGCCGGGCCGCCCTCCGGCGCACGCGCGGGCGGGCGGTCCGGAGCGGGCGGGTGTTCCGGAGCGGGCGGGTGTTCCGGAGCGCGCTCCGCGGTGGACGGCTCGTCCATCGGCTTCCCTCGTCTCGTCGGTCCCGGTGGGGTCACTTCCCCGCGTCGGCCGCCTTCACCAGGGTCTCCTTCGTCACCAGTCCGGCGTACACCTTGCCGTCGTCGGTGATCAGGGCGTTGACCAGGCGGGTGGAGAAGACCGTGCCCTTGCCGAACTCGCCCGAGACCGGGTCGCCGAGCGAGCCGAGGAAGCCGCCGACGGCACCCTCCCGGGAGCCGGTCGGCAGGCCGCCCTCGGCGCCGGTGTCGAAGCTCGCCACGGACGTCCAGCCCTTGCCGAGGACGTTCAGCCCATCCATGCCGCCGGCGAGGTCCGCACCGTGCTTCGGGGCCGGTGCCTTGGCCGCCGTGTCCTTCTCCTCGGTGACCCGCGCACCCTTCGGCGGGGTGAAGTCGAAGACGGAGGCGGCCGGCCGGTCGAAGGAGACCTGGGTGAAGCCGGCGTCGACCACGGCGGCACCGCCGCTCCTCGGGGTGAGCGTGAACTTCAGCGGCGTCCACGTCTTCGCGTCCACGGCGATGCTGATCGCGCCGACCGTGGTGCCGGACTGCCGGGGCCGGATCAGCAGCTTGTAGGCGTCGCGGCCGGCGACCTGCGCGGTGCCGTCGACGGTGACGGACGTGGTGTCGTCCACCGACTTCAGGGCCTCGGCGGCGAAGTCCCCGGGAGTGGCCGGCGGCTCGGCCCGGCGCTCCTTGCCGGACCCGGCCGCGGTGGAGTGGTAGACCTCGTTGCTCTTGCTGTCGTAGCCCCAGACGTCCTTGCCGTCGTGGATCAGGCTGTACTCGGCGCCGCGCTCCAGCAGCGACACCTTCTGCCGGTCCGGGCCGTCGGCGGCGATCCGCAGGGTGTGCATGCCGGACGCCAGCTCGGTGAACCGGGACCCGGGGTCGGCGGAGGAGCCGTCCCCGGAACCGTCCCGGTCCCTGCCGGAGAGCAGGCCGTCCTCCAGGCCGCCGAGGTCGGGCAGGCCCAGGTCGGTGGTGATCTTCACGGTGCCGGACAGGTGCTGCGCGTCCGACGTGGCCATCTTCTCGACGAGCTGCTGAGCGGTGATCTTCGGCAGGTCGGGGTCGCCGGAGTCGGCGAGCGCCGGGACGAGCCCGATCGTGGCCGCCGCCACCCCCACCACCGCGACCGGGACGGCGTACCGGGCGGCCTTGCGCCGGCCGGAGCCCGCCTCCTCGTCCCGCGCGCCCACTGCGTCGTCGGATTCGTACGGTGCCATGTGTGCCTTACCTCCGTCGTCGGCGGCGGCCGTTCCCACGCTGGTCAACCCTGAGCCGCCATTCTCACCCGAATCGGTGAGGAGTGGTGATATCCGTGGCTTCCATATGACCAAATCGGCGCTGCGGAAGCGTCAGCCCTCGGAGGCAACTGCGTGTACGCCTGCGGTATGACACCCGGCGGCAGGATCCTCCCCGACCCGTAAGGGTCGTAGGGGGCCGCGGCCATATGGGGGACGCCGGACCCACGGGTCGTACGGCGGTACGCCCGGAGTCGTGCGGCGGTACGGCGTCACGCCCGGAGTCGTACGGCGGTACGGCGGTCGGACGGGCGACGGTGGTGCGGCGGTCGGTCCGGGAGCACCCGGGGGACCGGCCGGTGGGCCGGGCCGGTCAGCCGGCGCGGTGGACCACCGCGTCGCACAGCTCGACCAGGGCGGCCTTGGCGTCGCACTCCGGCAGCGGGGCGAGCGCGGCGCGCGCCTCCTCCGCGTACCGGACCGTGTCCCGGCGGGCCTGCTCCAGCGCGGGGTGGGCGCGCAGCGCGGCCAGCGCCCGGGTGTGCCGGGCGTCGTCGCTGAGGTCGGAGTCCAGCAGCTCGCACAGCGCGATGTCCTCGGCCAGCCCCAGCCGGGCGGCCCGCTCGCGCAGCCGGAGCACCGGCAGGGTCGGGATGCCCTCGCGCAGGTCGGTGCCGGGGGTCTTGCCGGACTCGTGGGAGTCGGAGGCGATGTCCAGGACGTCGTCCGCCAGCTGGAAGGCGACGCCGAGCCGCTCGCCGTACTGGGTGAGCACGTCCACGACCCGCTCGCCGGCGCCGGACATCATCGCGCCGAACCGGCAGGACACCGCCACCAGGGAGCCGGTCTTGCCGGCCAGCACGTCCAGGTAGTGCTCGACCGGGTCGCGGCCGTCCGTCGGGCCCGCGGTCTCCAGGATCTGCCCGGTGACCAGCCGTTCGAACGCCAGGGCCTGCACCCGGACCGCCTCCGGGCCGAGGTCGGCGAGGATCTGGGAGGCGCGGGCGAAGAGGAAGTCGCCGGTGAGGACCGCGACGGAGTTGCCCCAGCGGGTGTTGGCGCTGTCCACCCCGCGGCGCACGGCCGCCTCGTCCATGACGTCGTCGTGGTACAGCGTGGCCAGGTGGGTCAGCTCCACGACCACGGCCGAGGGCACGACGCCCGGCGCGTACGGGTCGCCGAACTGGGCGGCGAGCATCACGAGCAGTGGCCGGAATCGTTTGCCGCCGGCCCGTACCAGGTGCTGCGCGGCCTCGGTGATGAACGGGACCTCGCTCTTGGTGGCATCGAGCAAGCCTTCCTCGACAGCCGCCAATCCGGCCTGGACATCGGCTTCCAGAGCCTGGTCCCGCACGCTCAGCCCGAACGGCCCGACGACGGTCACGAGGGGTCTCCTGTCTGCTGGTGTCTGCTGGCGATTACACGGTTTGTCGATAGGTCGCTGCCATCACTCAAGTCAGCGTATCCGGTCCTGTTTCGATCACCGATAGCGCCCACCGGTCCAGCTCGGGTGGTATCGAACCATGACCGGCATGGTTTTGATCACACGGCAATAAGGGACATATATCGACTTAACGGTAATCCAGATGCCGTGTCGCGACCTCTCCGCACCTTCCTCACCCCCACTCTCCCTTCACCATCCCTTACGACAACGACGGGCGGCACATCCCGGGTTCCGTCACGACTCGGACTTCGGGCCCGAATCCTACTAATCCGCCATGTCTGATTTTAAGCCTTTTGCCTTTTCGTGAATTGGGTCACGCGCCCGGCCGGCCCGCACGCTCCGCCGCACTCCTCTCCCACCCTTGCCCCGTCGGCGAGTTGAGAACCGGCGACCGCAAAGGATCAAGCACCTCATACGGCGTCGATCAAGGTCAAAAGACGCATTGCATGAATCCGGTACTTGTTCCCGACATCTGCTCTCGCATACGTTCCGGGCCGTCGGGCGGACGCCTAATCCTGCCGCCGCCCGCGAAACCCATTCACGAACTCATTCGTACGGCAGGAGCGGGGGACCCAGGTAAGCCGCCGCGCCGGACGGCATCGCGCCGCGCCGGCACGGCTAGGGGTGAAGCCGTGCCTCCTCCCGGGCACGGCCGGGCGCCTCCCCGCCCGAACCCGACAGCTCACCTCGCAGGCGCCGGAGAGGAACTTTCGATGTCTGCCGCCGCTCAGCACCGCCGTACCCGGAACGCCCGCCTCGTCCGCGCCCTCGCCGCCGCCTGCACCGGCGCCGCCGTCCTCGCCCTGCCGCTCGTCGGCGCGAGCGGCGCCTTCGCCGCCACCACCGCGGCCCCGGCGGTGTCCACCACTCCGGCCGGGTACCCGAACACGCTCGACGGCTGGATCCGCGAGTCGCTCGCGATCATGGCCGAGAAGAACATCCCGGGCACCTACAACGGCATCTACCGCAATGTCATGCGCGAGTCCTCCGGCAACCCGGCGGCCATCAACCTCTGGGACTCCAACGCGGCCAAGGGCATCCCGTCCAAGGGCCTGCTCCAGGTCATCGACCCGACCTTCAACACGTACCACGTCGCCGGGACGTCCTTCGACATCTACGACCCGGTCGCGAACATCACCGCCGCCTGCAACTACGCGGCGAACCGCTACGGCTCCATCGACAACGTCTTCGGCGCCTACTGACCGGCCCGGCCGCCCCGCCCTCCCGCGGTCAGGCGGCCGGGAACAGTCTTTCGAGGACGACGGCGACGCCGTCGTCCTCGTTCGACACGGTGACCTCGTCGGCCACCGCCTTCAGCTCGGGATGCGCGTCGGCCATGGCGACGCCGCGCGCCGCCCAGCGGAACATCGGGATGTCGTTGGGCATGTCGCCGAAGGCCAGAGCCCGTTCCGCGCCGATCCCCAGCCGCTCGGCGGCCAGCGCCAGACCGGTCGCCTTCGTCACGCCGCTCGGCTGGAGCTCCACCGTGCCCGGCCCCGACATGGTGACGCTCGCCAGCGAGCCCACCACCGAGCGCGCCACGGCCGCCAACTCGTCGTCGGACAGCTCGGCGTGCCGCAGCAGCACCTTGCTGATGGGTTCGGCCCACAGGTCGGCGCGCCGGCCGACCCGGACCGCGGGCAGCGTCGGGTGCGGCATCCGGTAGCCCGGCTCGATGAGCGTGAGCCCGTCCACGCCGTCCTGGTCGACCGCCGCGTACACCTGGCCCACCTCCGCCTCGATCTTGCCGAGCGCGGTCTCCGCCAGCTCCCGGTCCAGCCGGACCGACCACAGCAGCCGGCCGGACCGTGCGTCGTACACCTGCGCACCCTGCCCGCACACCGCCAGTCCGGTGCGGCCGAGGCGCGCGAGCAGGGGCCGTACCCGGGGCGCCGGACGGCCGGTGACCACCAGGTGCCGGGCCCCGGCCCGCGCCACCCGGGCGAGCGCGGCGAGCGACCGGTCGGAGACGGTGTCGTCGCCGCGCAGCAGCGTCCCGTCCAGGTCAGTGGCGATGAGGGCATATGCCGGGGAGGATGCCATGCCCAGAGAATACGGACACCCAGGCCCGCCGACTCACCCCTCGTTCCCCGCGATCGCCCACCGCACGGCCCCAAGTCGCCGTCGCGGGCGACCCGGTGGCACTCGCCCGGTGCCGCCCGGTGCCGGCGAACGGCCGCACGGCGGTCATGCTCCCCCGGTCGGCCGTGGCGGTGGGAGCGGCCCCTCCCACCTCTGCGTACGCTCCCCGAGGCACTGCCCAGGACACGCGTGTCGGCCGTAACGTGTGGCCCGACCACATGGAACGCTTCGCCATGCATGGCACGGATGAGAGTGAGGCAGCACCCATGCCCCCCTTCGACGTCCCCGAGGGCGACCCCTTCGGCCCGCACAACCTCCCCTACGGCGTGTTCTCGCCCATCGGCAGCACGGAGCGGAGGATCGGCGTCCGGCTCGGGAACCACGTCCTCGACGCGGGCGCCGCGGCGGCGGCGGCCGGCTCGCCCCACCAGGCGCTGCTCGCCGCCCCCACCCTCAACCCGCTGCTGGCCGCCGGCCGCGCCACCTGGTCCCAGGTACGGCGTGCCGTCACGTCCTGGGTCACCGACCCGGCCCACCGCCCGACGGTCGAGCCCCTCTTCCACCCCTTGCCCGAGGTGACCCTGCACCTGCCCTTCGAGGTGGCGGACTACGTCGACTTCTACGCCTCGGAGCACCACGCCCGCAACGTCGGCCGGATCTTCCGCCCGGACGCCGAGGACAGCCTCACCCCCAACTGGAAGCACCTGCCGATCGGTTACCACGGCCGTGCCGGCACGGTCGTCGTCTCGGGCACGGACGTCGTACGGCCCTCCGGGCAGCGCAAGGCTCCCGCCGACCCCGCGCCCGTCTTCGGCCCGTCGATCCGGCTGGACATCGAGGCCGAGGTCGGCTTCGTCGTGGGCGTGCCCACGCGGCAGGGCCGTCCGGTCGCGCTCGGCGACTTCCGCGAGCACGTCTTCGGCCTGTGCCTGCTCAACGACTGGTCCGCGCGGGACGTCCAGGCCTGGGAGTACGTCCCCCTCGGCCCGTTCCTCGGCAAGTCCTTCGCGACCTCGGTGTCGGCGTGGATCACTCCGCTGGAGGCACTGGAGCACGCGCACGTGGCGCCTCCGGAGCGCACGCACCCGCTGCTGCCCTACCTGGACGACACCGCGCCCGGGGCGGAACCCGGCGGCTACGACCTGCGGATCTCCGTCGCGATCAACGGCCATGTGGTCTCCGAGCCGCCGTTCTCCACCATGTACTGGACCGCCGCCCAGCAGCTCGCCCACATGACGGTGAACGGCGCCTCGCTGCGCACCGGCGATCTGTACGGCTCCGGCACGGTGAGCGGCCCGGCCGGAAACCAGCGCGGCTCGCTGCTGGAGCTGACCTGGAACGGCCGCGACCCGCTGGAACTCCCGGACGGCAAGCGGACGTTCCTGATGGACGGCGACGTGGTGACCCTGTCGGCCTGGGCCCCCGGCCCGGACGGCCGCCGGGTGGGCCTGGGCGAGGTCACGGGCCGGATCGTGGCGGACTGAGCCACGGCGCGGCGGGCGGCGCGCGGACGGTGCGGACCGAGTCCGGCCGGATCGCCGCCGGCACCTGACTCGCACCGCCCTTCTTCGCCATACTGACGGGGACACGCGCACGCACCCGTGCGGCCGTGCGTCGCGTGCCCCGCACCACCCCACACCCGCACCCCTTTTCCGACCAGGAACCGGAGCCCCGGCATGACCGTCTGCCTGCTCCTGCTGAGCGTCGTCGCCCTGACCGCCGCCGTGCCGGCGCCGCGCGCGCTGACCCGGGCGGCCTGGCCCGAGCGGGAACCCGTGGTGGCGCTGTGGGCGTGGCAGTGCCTGGTCGCCACCGTCCTGCTGTGCTGCCTGACCGCGCTGGTCCTGGGCGCGGCCACCGTCTTCCACACCGTCCGCGACCGGGTGTTCGCCCCCGCGCCGCCCGCCGTCACCGCCGCCTACGACCTGTCCACCGCCCCGGTGTGGGCCGCCGCGCTCACCCTGCTGCTGGCCTGCGGGGCCGCCTGGACGACCGCGATGCTGGCCCGCGAACTGTTCGAGGCCCGCCGCAGCCGGGGCCAGGCCCGCGCGCAGCTGCGCGAACGCGCCCCCGAGCTGCCGCCGGGACTGCGGGCACCGCGCGGGCCGATGCTGGTGCTGGAGGACGAGTACCCGGACGCCTGGTGGATGCCGGGACACCCGCCGCAGCTGGTCGTCACCACGGGAGCGCTGCACCGCCTCACCGACCTCCAGCTCGACGCCGTCCTCACCCATGAGCGCGGTCACGCCCGCGCCCACCACGACTGGCTGCTGCACCTGTCCACCGCGCTCGCCACTGGCTTCCCGCGCGTGCCGCTGTTCGCCCACTTCTGCGACCAGACGCACCGCCTGGTCGAACTGGCCGCCGACGACGCGGCCTCCCGGCGCTGCGGGCACCTCACCACGGCCCTCGCCCTGATCGAGCTGAACCAGCACCGGGGCGTGCTCTCCTGCGACTCCAGCCGCCACCTGCTGGGCGAGCGTGTCGACCGGCTGCTGGAGCCGCCGCCCCGGCTGCTGCGCCGGCACCGGGCGCTGACCACGACGGTGGCCGCGCTGGTGCCGCTGCTGCCGCTGCTGATCACCTTCGCTCCCGGACTGTCGGCGCTGTCCTGACCGCGCCGTCCCGGTGGGCCGGGGCCGGCTACATCCAGTCGGGCTCCGGCTCCGGCTCGTCGGACGGCTCGGGCCAGTCCTCGTCCGGTACGTCGCCGGCGGCGGGCGGCGCGGCTCCGTCCAGGGAGGCCAGCACCTTCAGGACGCCCTCGCCGTAAGTCACCAGCTTCTTCTCGCCGACGCCGTTCACCGTGCCCAGCTCCCGCACCGAGCCGGGCCGGCGGAGCACGATCTCCCGGAGGGTGGCGTCGTGGAAGATCACGTACGCCGGTACGCCCTGTTCCCGGGCCTGCTCGGCGCGCCAGGCCCGCAGCGCCTCGAAGGCGGGCAGCAGCGCGTCGGGCAGCTCGGCCGCGACGGCCTTGGCCTTCGCGCCGCCGGAGCCGCCGGCGGACCGGGCCCGGGAGGCGGCCGGCTTCTTCGGCTCCTTGCGCAGCGGCACCTCCCGCTCCCGGCGCAGCACCTCGCCGCTCGCCTCGGTGAGCACCAGCGTGCCGTACTCCCCCTCGACCGCCAGGAGCCCCTGGGCCAGCAGCTGCCGGATGACGCCCCGCCACTCGCCCTCGGTGAGGTCCTGGCCGATACCGAAGACGGACAGCTGGTCGTGGTCGAACTGGATCACCTTGCCGGTGCGCTTGCCGAGCAGGATGTCCACGATCTGCACCGCGCCGAACTTCTGCCCGCGCTCGCGCTGCAACCGCACCACCGTGGACAGCACCTTCTGCGCGGCGACCGTGCCGTCCCAGGTCTCCGGCGGGGTCAGGCAGGTGTCGCAGTTGCCGCAGGCCTCGGCGTCGGCGTCCTGGCCGAAGTAGGCGAGCAGCTGTCCGCGCCGGCAGCGGACGGTCTCGCACAGCGCGAGCATGGCGTCGAGGTGGGCGGCGGCCCGGCGGCGGAAGGCCTCGTCGCCCTCGCCGGACTGGATCAGCTTGCGCTGCTGTATGACGTCGTTCAGGCCGTACGCCATCCAGGCCGTGGACGGCAGGCCGTCGCGGCCGGCCCGGCCGGTCTCCTGGTAGTACCCCTCGATCGACTTGGGCAGGTCCAGGTGGGCGACGAAGCGTACGTCCGGCTTGTCGATGCCCATGCCGAAGGCGATGGTCGCGACCACGACCAGGCCGTCCTCGCGCAGGAACCGGGACTGGTGCGCCGCGCGCGTGGCCGCGTCCAGGCCCGCGTGGTACGGCACCGCCCGGATGTCGTTGGCGTTCAGGAATTCCGCCGTGCGCTCCACGGAGTTGCGCGAGAGGCAGTAGACGATGCCGGCGTCGCCCGCGTGCTCCTCCCGCAGGAACGCGAGGAGCTGCTTCTTGGGGTCGGCCTTGGGCACGATCCGGTACTGGATGTTGGGCCGGTCGAAGCTGGCGACGAAGTGCCGGGCCGTCGGCAGGTTCAGCCGCTGGGTGATCTCCTCGTGGGTGGCGTGGGTGGCCGTGGCGGTGAGGGCGATCCGCGGGACGTCCGGCCAGCGCTCGCCGAGCAGGGACAGGGCGAGATAGTCGGGACGGAAGTCGTGGCCCCACTGGGACACGCAGTGCGCCTCGTCGATCGCGAAGACGGAGATCTTGCCGCGCGAGAGGAGGTCCAGCGTGGAGTCCAGGCGCAGCCGTTCCGGCGCGAGATACAGCAGGTCCAGTTCGCCCGCCAGGAACTCGGCCTCGACCGTGCGCCGCTCGTCGAAGTCCTGCGTGGAGTTCATGAAGCCGGCCCGGACACCGAGGGCGCGCAGGGCGTCCACCTGGTCCTGCATCAGCGCGATCAGTGGCGAGATCACCACACCCGTACCGGGTCTGACCAGGGCGGGGATCTGGTAGCACAGCGACTTTCCGCCGCCGGTCGGCATGAGCACGACGGCGTCGCCGCCCGTCACCACGTGCTCGATGATCGCCTGCTGCTCGCCCCGGAAGGCGTCGTATCCGAAGACCCGGTGCAGCGTGGCCAGCGCCTCGCTGTCGGCCGCGCCCGGCCCCTCGGTCACCTGTGGCATCTCGCTGACTCCGCCCATCGCGCCCATCGTCCTGTCCCCCGTCGGTCCCCCGTGTGCCGTCTCCCGACCGCTCCCTCAACGATAGGGGCCCGCACCGACAGCCTCGGAGTTGTCCACAGGCCGGCCGATGTATCTCACGTCAAGCACGCGAGTGTCGTTCACACGTTCGCGGGAGACCTGCCCGTTTTCCGCCGATAGTCTGAACGCACCGGCGAGACTCCGTCCCATGGGGGGACTGATGGGCGTCGCACCGAAGGCGTCCGCGTCCTGGCCAGAACGGCCGGGCCGCCGTGCACGTCTTCGAGCTGGAGCCGACGACCGGCACCTATACCGGCACCGGCATCTTCCGCGAGCGGATGAAGCTGGACGTGCCGTTCGCGCTGGACCTCGACCTCACGCAGATCAAGACGCGCCGCGACAGGAAGCGGTGACCACGCCACATGCCGCTGCCCGGCCCCCTGAGCGGGGTGCCGGGCAGCGGCATGTCGGGAGAGCGCGTCAGCGCACGAAGACTCCCGCCTGGCCGGCCAGGTCCAGGAAGTACTGCGGGGCGATGCCGAGGACCAGGGTCGTCGCCACGCCCATGCCGATGGCCA comes from Streptomyces sp. SCL15-4 and encodes:
- a CDS encoding M56 family metallopeptidase, with protein sequence MTVCLLLLSVVALTAAVPAPRALTRAAWPEREPVVALWAWQCLVATVLLCCLTALVLGAATVFHTVRDRVFAPAPPAVTAAYDLSTAPVWAAALTLLLACGAAWTTAMLARELFEARRSRGQARAQLRERAPELPPGLRAPRGPMLVLEDEYPDAWWMPGHPPQLVVTTGALHRLTDLQLDAVLTHERGHARAHHDWLLHLSTALATGFPRVPLFAHFCDQTHRLVELAADDAASRRCGHLTTALALIELNQHRGVLSCDSSRHLLGERVDRLLEPPPRLLRRHRALTTTVAALVPLLPLLITFAPGLSALS
- the recQ gene encoding DNA helicase RecQ: MGAMGGVSEMPQVTEGPGAADSEALATLHRVFGYDAFRGEQQAIIEHVVTGGDAVVLMPTGGGKSLCYQIPALVRPGTGVVISPLIALMQDQVDALRALGVRAGFMNSTQDFDERRTVEAEFLAGELDLLYLAPERLRLDSTLDLLSRGKISVFAIDEAHCVSQWGHDFRPDYLALSLLGERWPDVPRIALTATATHATHEEITQRLNLPTARHFVASFDRPNIQYRIVPKADPKKQLLAFLREEHAGDAGIVYCLSRNSVERTAEFLNANDIRAVPYHAGLDAATRAAHQSRFLREDGLVVVATIAFGMGIDKPDVRFVAHLDLPKSIEGYYQETGRAGRDGLPSTAWMAYGLNDVIQQRKLIQSGEGDEAFRRRAAAHLDAMLALCETVRCRRGQLLAYFGQDADAEACGNCDTCLTPPETWDGTVAAQKVLSTVVRLQRERGQKFGAVQIVDILLGKRTGKVIQFDHDQLSVFGIGQDLTEGEWRGVIRQLLAQGLLAVEGEYGTLVLTEASGEVLRREREVPLRKEPKKPAASRARSAGGSGGAKAKAVAAELPDALLPAFEALRAWRAEQAREQGVPAYVIFHDATLREIVLRRPGSVRELGTVNGVGEKKLVTYGEGVLKVLASLDGAAPPAAGDVPDEDWPEPSDEPEPEPDWM